Proteins encoded within one genomic window of Natronocella acetinitrilica:
- the mnhG gene encoding monovalent cation/H(+) antiporter subunit G — MSSFLTGFFLLIGGAFTLIGALGLIRMPDLLLRMHATTKAGALGAGLIAVASAFHFADAAVVVRAVSILAFVVLTAPVAAHIIGRAGYFKGVPLWDRTVKDDLKEKLDTENHVLYSGLETDEEKAAARKES; from the coding sequence ATGAGTAGCTTCCTCACCGGCTTCTTTCTTCTGATCGGGGGCGCCTTCACGCTGATCGGCGCCCTTGGCCTGATACGCATGCCCGATCTGCTGCTGCGCATGCATGCCACAACCAAGGCCGGCGCGCTGGGGGCAGGGCTGATTGCCGTCGCCTCCGCCTTCCACTTTGCCGATGCTGCCGTGGTGGTGCGGGCAGTCTCCATACTGGCCTTCGTGGTGCTGACTGCGCCTGTGGCAGCGCATATCATCGGCCGTGCCGGGTACTTCAAGGGCGTGCCCCTCTGGGACCGAACGGTCAAGGATGATCTCAAGGAAAAGCTCGACACGGAAAATCACGTGCTCTACTCCGGGCTGGAGACCGACGAGGAAAAGGCCGCGGCGCGGAAGGAGAGTTAA
- a CDS encoding Na+/H+ antiporter subunit B, with the protein MSAMGSLILRTAARFLLPLLLLFSIFVLLRGHDEPGGGFISGLVAAVGFALYLFAFDAERTRQIMAMHPQVMLGLGLLFATLSGIPAIFMGQAFFTALWWPIDVPGLGEIKLSTPLIFDIGVYMVVLGSVMHIVLALAEAEE; encoded by the coding sequence ATGAGTGCGATGGGCTCCCTGATACTACGCACCGCGGCGCGGTTTCTGCTGCCGCTATTGCTGCTGTTCTCGATCTTCGTGCTGCTGCGTGGACACGATGAGCCGGGCGGCGGTTTTATCTCCGGCCTGGTCGCCGCGGTGGGCTTCGCGCTCTACCTGTTCGCCTTCGACGCCGAGCGCACCCGCCAGATCATGGCCATGCATCCCCAGGTGATGCTGGGACTCGGCTTGCTGTTCGCGACGCTTAGCGGGATCCCGGCGATCTTCATGGGGCAGGCCTTTTTCACCGCGCTCTGGTGGCCCATCGACGTACCCGGACTCGGCGAAATCAAACTCTCCACACCGCTGATTTTCGACATCGGCGTGTACATGGTCGTGCTGGGTTCGGTGATGCACATCGTCCTGGCCCTGGCCGAAGCGGAGGAATGA
- a CDS encoding class I fructose-bisphosphate aldolase translates to MTDIQSLLGGEAESLLGYSCQGIKRESLHLPGPNYVDQVVGSKAVKPGVMRSMQTLFDNGRLGGTGYLSILPVDQGVEHSGGASFAPNPVYFDPENIVRLAIEGGCNAVASTLGVLASVSRQFAHRIPFIVKLNHNELLTYPEIYDQTLFASVDQAFDMGAVAVGATIYYGSPESRRQIQEISEAFAHAHELGMATVLWAYLRNPDFKKDGTDYHVSADLSGQANHLAATIGADIVKQKMAENNGGYNAIKFGKTHRKVYDELTTDHPIDLVRYQVANCYMGRAGLINSGGGSGENDLGQAVRTAVINKRAGGMGLISGRKAFQKPMAEGVQLLNAIQDVYLSADVTVA, encoded by the coding sequence ATGACAGATATTCAGTCGCTGCTAGGGGGCGAGGCTGAATCGCTGCTCGGCTACAGCTGCCAGGGCATCAAGCGTGAGAGCCTGCACCTGCCCGGCCCGAACTACGTCGACCAGGTGGTCGGATCGAAGGCAGTCAAGCCCGGTGTGATGCGCAGCATGCAGACGCTGTTCGATAACGGACGGCTTGGCGGCACGGGCTATCTGTCCATTCTGCCCGTGGATCAGGGCGTGGAGCATTCCGGCGGCGCATCGTTTGCCCCCAATCCCGTCTACTTCGACCCGGAAAACATCGTGCGCCTTGCCATCGAAGGCGGCTGCAACGCAGTGGCGTCGACACTGGGCGTACTGGCTTCGGTCTCCCGCCAGTTCGCGCACCGCATTCCGTTCATCGTGAAGCTCAACCACAACGAACTGCTGACCTATCCCGAAATCTACGATCAGACGCTGTTCGCCTCGGTGGATCAGGCCTTCGACATGGGCGCGGTGGCCGTCGGCGCGACCATCTATTACGGGTCGCCGGAATCCCGCCGCCAGATCCAGGAAATTTCCGAGGCCTTTGCCCATGCCCATGAACTGGGAATGGCCACCGTGCTCTGGGCCTATCTGCGTAATCCGGACTTCAAGAAGGATGGCACCGACTATCACGTATCGGCCGACCTTTCCGGCCAGGCGAATCACCTGGCGGCAACCATTGGCGCGGATATCGTCAAGCAGAAGATGGCGGAGAACAACGGCGGCTACAACGCCATCAAGTTCGGCAAGACGCACCGCAAGGTCTACGACGAGCTGACCACCGATCACCCCATCGACCTGGTGCGCTACCAGGTCGCCAATTGCTACATGGGGCGTGCCGGGCTGATCAATTCCGGCGGTGGCTCCGGCGAGAACGATCTCGGCCAGGCTGTGCGCACGGCGGTGATCAACAAGCGCGCCGGCGGCATGGGCCTGATCTCGGGGCGCAAGGCGTTCCAGAAACCGATGGCCGAAGGGGTGCAGTTGTTGAACGCGATTCAGGATGTCTACCTGAGCGCCGACGTGACCGTTGCCTGA
- a CDS encoding zinc-binding domain-containing protein, with protein MLNRVVYMPLESVSVDAALARPVHDPAGHVLAGEGQVLSSRLRQRLQQRGITMVPVCELLSDEAVARRRAALEESYDHLFRHWRTTPCMRQLRRLLTEHRVGNTQ; from the coding sequence ATGCTCAATCGTGTCGTCTACATGCCCCTCGAGTCGGTCTCCGTTGACGCTGCCCTGGCTCGACCGGTGCATGATCCCGCCGGGCATGTGTTGGCCGGCGAAGGGCAGGTACTTTCCAGCCGCCTACGCCAGCGTCTGCAGCAACGCGGCATCACCATGGTGCCGGTGTGTGAGTTGCTCTCCGACGAGGCAGTGGCCCGTCGCCGCGCCGCCCTCGAAGAGTCGTATGACCACCTATTCCGGCATTGGCGGACGACACCATGCATGCGGCAATTACGCCGCCTACTGACAGAGCATCGGGTCGGTAACACGCAGTGA
- a CDS encoding Na+/H+ antiporter subunit E codes for MIWFVWNIMLALVWLTLTGNFSAPGMLAGFIFGYMVLWLVAAGTGRRMGYIQKIPQIISFTCYYIWELLKSNMRVAYEVLTPTHSMKPGVIGLPLDAQSDAAITIFANLVTFTPGTLSLDVSNDRRMLFIHAMYIDDEEQLVADLKHMERRVIKLLS; via the coding sequence ATGATCTGGTTCGTCTGGAATATCATGCTGGCCCTGGTCTGGTTGACGCTGACGGGCAACTTCTCGGCACCCGGCATGCTCGCGGGCTTCATCTTCGGCTATATGGTGCTCTGGCTGGTGGCCGCCGGCACAGGCCGCCGCATGGGTTATATCCAGAAAATCCCCCAGATCATCAGCTTCACGTGCTACTACATCTGGGAACTGCTGAAATCCAATATGCGCGTCGCCTACGAAGTGCTGACCCCCACCCATTCGATGAAGCCGGGGGTGATCGGGCTACCACTGGACGCGCAATCCGACGCTGCCATCACCATCTTTGCCAACCTGGTGACGTTCACGCCGGGCACGCTGAGCCTGGATGTGTCCAATGACCGCCGTATGCTGTTCATCCACGCCATGTACATCGACGACGAGGAGCAGCTCGTCGCCGATCTCAAACACATGGAACGCCGCGTCATCAAGCTGCTAAGCTGA
- a CDS encoding putative monovalent cation/H+ antiporter subunit A yields the protein MLIAVLSGFLLAAVAPWLTRSLKDKAGWILALLPALLFVYFLSWIPAVMHGDAVVVYYPWIPGLDINLSFLVDGLSLLFALLISGIGTFIIIYAGGYLHGEEYLPRFYAIMFSFMAAMLGVVLSDNLITLFVFWELTSITSYLLIGYHHEDKKARWCALQGLIVTVGGGLALLAGLIMLGNAAGSFELSEILGSGDVLREYPLYTAMVVLILLGTFTKSAQVPFHFWLPNAMAAPTPVSAFLHSATMVKAGVYLMARLNPGLGGTDFWLYTLGIFGAVTMFTGSFMALRSTGIKAVLAYTTVMALGTLTMLIGIGTELAITAAMTFLLAHALYKAALFMLAGALDHETGTKNILEMGGLRQLMPITFITACVAALSLAGLPPLFGFIGKELMFEATTSAPGLVLFTTVLAVASAIMIAAMAAVFVLRPFTGELKKTPKKPHEAPVSMLIGPVILASLSLIFGLMGFIPATAIVGGATASVYGAPVDVQLYLWHGINLPLILSVIAVALGAVLFLKWDQALALFDRMTFIDRFGPERGYERMMDGLVWLAEWQTRVLQNGYMRNYLITIVMTTVVVVGWTFFAYTGQSVPMGEIDFRIYEVVIVGLVVAGAVVASVTGSRLGAVATLGMVGFGIAMIYVFFSAADVGTTQIMVETLTVILLVLVLFKLPGFQNLSSTASRLRDAAVALSFGGLMTVLILAINAVEVADPISDVLVQWSVPEGYGRNIVNVILVDFRALDTLGEIFVVGLAAVGIYAMIHFRAEDKAK from the coding sequence ATGCTGATCGCCGTCTTATCAGGTTTTCTCCTGGCCGCGGTTGCACCGTGGCTGACACGATCACTCAAGGACAAGGCGGGCTGGATCCTGGCACTGTTGCCGGCGCTGCTGTTCGTCTACTTCCTGAGCTGGATTCCGGCGGTGATGCACGGCGACGCCGTGGTGGTCTACTACCCCTGGATACCCGGTCTGGACATCAACCTGTCCTTCCTGGTCGATGGACTGAGTCTGCTGTTCGCCCTGCTGATCAGCGGTATCGGTACCTTCATCATCATCTACGCCGGTGGCTATCTACACGGCGAGGAATACCTGCCCCGCTTCTACGCCATCATGTTCTCCTTCATGGCGGCCATGCTGGGCGTGGTGCTGTCGGACAACCTGATCACGCTGTTCGTGTTCTGGGAGCTGACCAGCATCACCTCGTACCTGCTCATCGGCTACCACCACGAGGACAAGAAGGCCCGCTGGTGCGCGCTTCAGGGGCTGATTGTCACCGTCGGCGGTGGGCTGGCCCTGCTCGCCGGCCTGATCATGCTGGGCAACGCCGCCGGCAGCTTCGAACTCTCCGAGATTCTCGGCAGCGGTGACGTGCTGCGTGAATATCCGCTGTACACCGCCATGGTCGTGCTCATCCTGCTCGGCACGTTCACGAAGTCGGCGCAGGTACCGTTCCACTTCTGGCTGCCCAACGCCATGGCTGCGCCCACGCCGGTGTCGGCCTTCCTGCACTCGGCCACCATGGTCAAGGCGGGCGTCTACCTGATGGCCCGCCTGAACCCCGGCCTCGGCGGCACCGATTTCTGGCTCTATACCCTGGGCATTTTCGGTGCCGTAACCATGTTCACCGGCTCGTTCATGGCCCTGCGCAGCACCGGGATCAAGGCGGTACTGGCCTACACCACGGTGATGGCCCTGGGCACGCTGACCATGTTGATCGGTATTGGCACCGAACTGGCCATCACCGCCGCCATGACCTTCCTGCTGGCCCACGCGCTGTACAAGGCGGCGCTGTTCATGCTGGCCGGTGCGCTGGACCACGAGACCGGCACCAAGAACATCCTGGAGATGGGCGGCCTGCGGCAACTCATGCCCATCACGTTTATTACCGCCTGCGTCGCTGCGCTGTCGCTGGCCGGACTGCCGCCCTTGTTCGGCTTTATCGGCAAGGAGTTGATGTTCGAGGCCACCACGTCCGCTCCGGGCCTGGTGCTGTTCACCACGGTGCTGGCGGTGGCCTCTGCCATCATGATCGCGGCCATGGCGGCGGTGTTCGTTCTGCGACCGTTCACCGGCGAGCTCAAGAAGACACCGAAAAAGCCCCACGAGGCGCCGGTATCCATGCTCATCGGGCCGGTGATCCTCGCAAGCCTCAGTCTCATCTTCGGCCTGATGGGCTTCATCCCGGCCACTGCCATCGTCGGCGGCGCAACGGCCTCGGTGTACGGCGCGCCGGTGGATGTACAGCTCTACCTCTGGCACGGCATCAACCTGCCTCTGATCCTGAGCGTTATCGCCGTTGCACTGGGTGCCGTGCTCTTTCTCAAGTGGGACCAGGCACTGGCCCTGTTCGATCGCATGACCTTCATTGACCGCTTCGGCCCGGAGCGCGGCTACGAGCGCATGATGGACGGCCTGGTGTGGCTGGCGGAATGGCAGACCCGCGTGCTGCAGAACGGCTACATGCGGAATTACCTGATCACCATCGTGATGACCACAGTGGTGGTCGTCGGCTGGACCTTCTTCGCCTACACCGGGCAGAGCGTCCCGATGGGCGAGATCGACTTCCGCATCTACGAAGTCGTGATCGTCGGCCTGGTGGTGGCGGGCGCCGTGGTGGCCTCGGTTACCGGCTCCCGGCTGGGTGCGGTGGCGACCCTGGGTATGGTGGGCTTCGGCATTGCAATGATCTACGTGTTCTTCAGCGCGGCGGATGTCGGTACCACCCAGATCATGGTGGAAACCCTCACGGTGATCCTCCTGGTGCTGGTGTTGTTCAAGCTGCCAGGCTTCCAGAACCTCTCCAGCACTGCCTCGCGCCTGCGGGATGCGGCGGTCGCGCTGTCCTTTGGTGGTCTGATGACCGTGCTTATCCTCGCGATCAACGCCGTGGAGGTGGCCGATCCCATCTCCGATGTGCTGGTGCAGTGGAGCGTCCCCGAGGGCTACGGCCGCAATATCGTCAACGTGATCCTGGTGGACTTCCGGGCACTGGACACGCTGGGTGAGATCTTTGTGGTAGGTCTGGCGGCTGTCGGCATCTACGCCATGATCCACTTCCGCGCGGAGGACAAGGCCAAATGA
- a CDS encoding monovalent cation/H+ antiporter complex subunit F → MSAWVITLTFLLLSAAIILAFVRLAQGPSLPDRVVALELIAVITVAFIVTYAIAWDRPQFLDVALVLALTGFMAAVGFARYLERGGKDNE, encoded by the coding sequence GTGTCTGCCTGGGTCATCACACTGACATTCTTGCTGCTCTCCGCGGCAATCATTCTCGCCTTCGTGCGTCTCGCGCAGGGGCCGTCGCTCCCCGACCGCGTGGTCGCGCTGGAGCTGATCGCAGTAATCACCGTGGCCTTCATCGTCACCTACGCAATTGCCTGGGATCGCCCACAGTTTCTTGATGTCGCCCTGGTGCTGGCGCTGACCGGTTTCATGGCTGCCGTGGGCTTCGCCCGCTACCTGGAGCGTGGAGGCAAGGACAATGAGTAG
- a CDS encoding Na+/H+ antiporter subunit C, whose translation METIMAFAVGALFAASIYMMLRRSIVKLVIGLILLSNAANLLIFTVSGLSRGLPPLVPEGMDLPAGGWADPLPQALILTAIVIGFGVLAFAVVLIHRAYEIIKEDDLDQMRSTDT comes from the coding sequence ATGGAAACCATCATGGCATTCGCCGTGGGCGCGCTGTTTGCAGCATCGATCTACATGATGCTGCGCCGCTCGATCGTCAAGCTGGTGATCGGGCTGATCCTGCTCAGCAACGCAGCGAACCTGCTCATTTTCACGGTCTCGGGCCTGAGCCGCGGCCTGCCGCCCCTGGTGCCAGAGGGGATGGACCTGCCCGCAGGGGGCTGGGCTGACCCGCTGCCCCAGGCGCTGATACTCACCGCCATCGTCATCGGCTTCGGGGTACTGGCCTTTGCCGTGGTGCTTATCCACCGGGCCTACGAAATCATCAAAGAGGACGATCTGGACCAGATGCGGAGTACCGACACGTGA
- the nadC gene encoding carboxylating nicotinate-nucleotide diphosphorylase yields MVSGPDATLVEADIRRALQEDVGSGDLTAGLVPAGQRMVADVISRESGVLCGRAWFDGVFKAIDPAIEISWLVRDGERLKAGQTLCSLQGPARGLLTGERTALNFLQTLSGTASSAHRYATAIEGTSARILDTRKTLPGLRHAQKYAVRCGGASNHRQGLFDAILIKENHIHAAGSIAAAVEAARRQHPAVSVEVETENLEELDQALAAGADVIMLDNFSLADMRQAVKRTSGRAKLEASGNVELGVLREIAETGVDFISVGALTKHVRALDLSMRFSDAGA; encoded by the coding sequence ATGGTCTCCGGGCCGGACGCCACCCTGGTTGAGGCTGATATCCGACGTGCGCTGCAGGAGGACGTGGGCAGCGGCGACCTCACCGCCGGGCTTGTCCCTGCCGGTCAACGCATGGTGGCTGACGTTATCAGCCGCGAGTCCGGTGTATTGTGCGGCCGCGCCTGGTTCGACGGGGTCTTCAAGGCCATCGACCCTGCAATCGAGATCTCCTGGCTGGTGCGCGATGGAGAACGCCTGAAGGCTGGGCAAACACTGTGTTCGCTACAAGGGCCGGCTCGTGGCCTGCTAACGGGCGAACGCACCGCACTCAACTTCCTGCAGACTCTCTCCGGCACCGCAAGCTCGGCCCACCGTTACGCCACCGCCATTGAGGGCACAAGCGCGCGCATACTCGATACCCGGAAGACCTTGCCGGGGCTACGCCATGCCCAGAAGTACGCAGTCCGCTGCGGAGGGGCAAGCAATCACCGGCAGGGCCTGTTCGACGCCATTCTGATCAAGGAAAACCATATCCATGCGGCAGGCTCCATCGCCGCAGCTGTCGAAGCTGCCCGCCGCCAACACCCGGCTGTGAGCGTGGAAGTGGAAACGGAAAATCTCGAGGAACTCGACCAGGCTCTGGCGGCGGGCGCTGACGTCATCATGCTGGATAACTTCAGCCTTGCCGACATGCGCCAGGCGGTAAAACGCACCAGTGGTCGAGCAAAGCTGGAAGCATCCGGCAACGTGGAGCTGGGCGTACTACGGGAGATCGCCGAGACCGGCGTGGATTTCATATCGGTTGGTGCCCTGACCAAGCACGTCAGGGCGCTCGACCTGTCAATGCGATTCAGCGACGCCGGGGCCTGA
- a CDS encoding HDOD domain-containing protein, protein MSPIVLRDLDRGLRQVPALPTSAARIMELNAAGEIDLEAYASVIRMDSGLAASVVRVVNSPALGLDHPVQSIREACFCLGINALQSIVSGCAVMAQFPPDAQGQRRFDRYAFWEHCAATAILSAAIADEVGADSEAAFTAGLLHDIGRVVLDIHFPRQFRAILLYRDRHDVWIRDAEAGVLGFDHCVVGERVAERWGLPRPIIEAIAHHHQPEISGLEYVHAAIVHVADILARGMQVGNPGDHAMPLLSESALRQLGLNWPRLRLCLEQAEGRLADVGALVGDMVGNAQASGPGVAESH, encoded by the coding sequence GTGAGTCCCATCGTTCTCAGAGACCTCGACCGCGGACTGCGCCAGGTTCCCGCGCTGCCGACGTCGGCAGCGCGGATCATGGAACTCAATGCCGCCGGCGAGATTGATCTCGAGGCCTATGCCAGCGTGATCCGCATGGATTCTGGCCTCGCTGCCAGCGTCGTCCGTGTGGTCAATTCCCCGGCTCTCGGGCTTGATCACCCTGTGCAATCCATCCGGGAGGCGTGTTTCTGTCTCGGGATCAACGCGCTGCAGAGCATCGTCTCCGGTTGTGCGGTGATGGCCCAGTTCCCGCCGGATGCCCAGGGCCAGCGCCGGTTTGACCGTTATGCTTTCTGGGAGCACTGTGCCGCGACGGCCATCCTCTCAGCTGCCATTGCCGACGAGGTTGGTGCCGACAGCGAGGCGGCGTTCACCGCAGGGCTGTTGCATGACATTGGTCGGGTCGTGCTTGATATCCACTTTCCCCGCCAGTTTCGCGCCATTCTGCTGTACCGGGACCGGCACGATGTCTGGATTCGTGATGCGGAAGCCGGCGTGCTGGGGTTCGATCACTGTGTGGTCGGCGAGCGTGTGGCCGAACGCTGGGGGCTGCCCAGGCCGATCATCGAAGCCATTGCACATCACCACCAGCCAGAGATCTCCGGCCTGGAGTACGTGCATGCGGCCATTGTCCACGTTGCCGACATCCTCGCCCGGGGCATGCAGGTGGGTAACCCCGGTGACCACGCAATGCCGCTGCTATCGGAGTCTGCACTGCGTCAACTGGGCCTGAACTGGCCAAGGCTTCGCCTGTGTCTCGAACAGGCCGAGGGTCGCTTGGCGGATGTCGGTGCCCTGGTGGGCGACATGGTGGGAAACGCCCAGGCGTCAGGCCCCGGCGTCGCTGAATCGCATTGA
- a CDS encoding Na+/H+ antiporter subunit D, with protein sequence MNPEVALPVIIPFIAGSLSLVFYKSLTAQRWIGVVGTGALLLASIVLLYNTATQGVLVMAMGDWPAPFGIVLVSDLLGAIMTVLAGIMGFAVAVYSLASISEDHESFGYYPLMHLLLAGVCGAFLTGDIFNLYVWVEVLLVASFALLILGGERGQMEGAIKYVTLNLLSSILLLVAVGLTYGMTGTLNMADLAVKLPEVENQGLVTVVAMLYLVSFGIKAAAFPLFFWLPAAYHTPPIAVSALFAGLLTKVGVYALYRFFTLLFSHDVGYTHELLLWMAGFTMITGVLGAAAHYEIRRILSFHIVSQIGYMIMGLAIYTPLALVGGVFYIMHHIIVKANLFLVGGVVYFLRGSYELKEIGGLWRTKPWLGLLFLVPALSLAGLPPLSGFFGKYIIIRAGVEAESWGIVAVALVVGLLTLYSMIKIWAEAFWKAQPEEHAERAANFEKTLTDRSLALMVVPIFCLAVITLFIGLGAQPIYELAHASAEQLLDPTAYIEAVLGVTP encoded by the coding sequence GTGAATCCAGAGGTCGCACTACCAGTCATCATCCCGTTCATCGCGGGCTCACTGTCGCTGGTCTTCTACAAGTCCCTGACCGCCCAGCGCTGGATCGGTGTGGTGGGCACGGGCGCGCTGTTGCTGGCCAGCATCGTCCTGCTCTACAACACGGCCACCCAGGGCGTGCTGGTGATGGCCATGGGCGACTGGCCGGCACCCTTCGGCATCGTGCTGGTGTCGGACCTGCTCGGCGCCATCATGACGGTACTCGCCGGCATCATGGGTTTTGCCGTGGCCGTCTATTCGCTGGCGTCGATCAGCGAGGATCACGAGTCCTTTGGCTACTACCCGCTGATGCACCTGCTGCTGGCCGGCGTCTGCGGCGCCTTCCTCACCGGTGACATCTTCAACCTCTATGTCTGGGTGGAAGTGCTGCTGGTTGCGTCATTCGCGCTGCTGATCCTGGGTGGCGAGCGCGGCCAGATGGAAGGCGCGATCAAGTACGTCACCCTGAACCTGCTCTCGTCCATTCTGTTGCTGGTGGCAGTGGGCCTGACCTACGGCATGACCGGCACGCTGAACATGGCGGACCTGGCGGTGAAACTGCCGGAGGTTGAGAACCAGGGGCTGGTCACCGTGGTCGCGATGCTCTACCTGGTGTCATTCGGCATCAAGGCGGCGGCCTTCCCGCTTTTCTTCTGGCTGCCGGCGGCCTACCACACGCCGCCCATCGCCGTGTCGGCCCTGTTCGCCGGGCTGCTCACCAAGGTGGGTGTCTACGCCCTGTATCGCTTCTTCACCCTGCTGTTCAGCCACGATGTGGGCTACACCCACGAACTACTGCTGTGGATGGCGGGCTTCACCATGATTACCGGGGTGCTGGGTGCCGCGGCCCACTACGAGATCCGCCGCATCCTGTCATTTCACATTGTCAGCCAGATCGGCTACATGATCATGGGGCTCGCGATCTACACGCCGCTGGCCCTGGTGGGTGGTGTGTTCTACATCATGCACCACATCATCGTGAAGGCGAATCTGTTCCTCGTGGGCGGCGTGGTGTACTTCCTGCGTGGCAGCTACGAACTGAAGGAGATCGGCGGGCTGTGGCGCACCAAGCCGTGGCTGGGCCTGCTGTTCCTGGTGCCGGCGCTATCCCTGGCGGGGCTGCCGCCGCTGTCGGGCTTTTTCGGCAAGTACATCATCATCCGCGCCGGCGTCGAGGCCGAGAGCTGGGGTATCGTCGCAGTAGCGCTGGTGGTGGGCCTGCTCACGCTGTATTCCATGATCAAGATCTGGGCCGAGGCCTTCTGGAAGGCGCAACCAGAGGAGCACGCCGAACGCGCGGCGAACTTCGAGAAAACACTCACCGATCGCAGCCTTGCGCTGATGGTTGTGCCGATTTTCTGTCTGGCGGTGATTACACTGTTCATAGGCCTGGGTGCGCAGCCAATCTACGAGCTGGCCCACGCCTCGGCGGAACAACTGCTTGACCCAACGGCCTATATTGAAGCTGTGCTGGGGGTGACGCCATGA